From the Pseudodesulfovibrio sp. S3 genome, the window CCGATGACGTCCCAATCCCGGCCCGGCATCCGTTCTTCAATTTCAAGGTAGCCCACGCCCAAACGCTGGAAGATGCGCTTGAATCCGGCCACGCTCCCGGCATCTTTCGCGTTGATGTAGGCGTACTTCACGCGCAGCCGGTACAGGGCCAGCGGTTCGCCGTTGAAGCGGCTGATATCCCGCTGCCAGGCTATGAGGTCCAGAACTGTTTCCGTGCAGGTTTCCGGGTCCATTTGCTGCACAGGCCAGATGGCCCAGCCCATGAGTAGCGCGAACCATTTTTGCGCGGCTCTGGCGAGCTTGGTCAGCTCCGGGCCGGACATCCAGAAGGGCAGGGTGACTTCAGGGGTGGTTTCGTCAGCCATGTTATGCCCCTATCTCCACGGTCAGGGTCCCAAGGACGGGCAGGTCCATTTCGGACACGATATCCCCGGCTCGGTCGAACTCGACAGAAAGGAGGTTCGGCAGGCTGGCATGCAAATCCTTGTCGAGTTGGGACAGGGAAAAACGGCCATACGGCCAGGTCAGGGTCATGGTGAAATCGGTGTTTTCCCGGAAGGCGCAACGGACCATGTCTTCCACACTTCGGAGCAGAGACGCTTGCTTGTCCGTGTCCAGGTTGGGGACGGGGTACACGGTCACG encodes:
- a CDS encoding phage tail protein, with amino-acid sequence MADETTPEVTLPFWMSGPELTKLARAAQKWFALLMGWAIWPVQQMDPETCTETVLDLIAWQRDISRFNGEPLALYRLRVKYAYINAKDAGSVAGFKRIFQRLGVGYLEIEERMPGRDWDVIGLQLSDTQLADNQALLQELIQHYGRTCRRYEWTLISPLPISIRVETFDNDYQTFCASVPPLSIGPRLDEFNNDSAVITAKL